In one Xiphophorus couchianus chromosome 17, X_couchianus-1.0, whole genome shotgun sequence genomic region, the following are encoded:
- the def6c gene encoding differentially expressed in FDCP 6 homolog, which yields MDLKSELLKSIWYAFTSLDVERCGKVSKSQLKVLSHNLYTVLNIPHDPVALEEHFQDDDDGPVSNHGYMPYLNKYILDKVKEGMFDKERFDDLCWMMTMKKNFNITSQRLLLSERDCFKLFCLFNLLSEDSYPLVMITEEVEYLLKKICTAMSQEWDGKPLEDLISRDPTVQEEGMSVWTFLEQMSTGQLLRVTSVEAFSLALHEVFLEMYHNVLKRGYMWKKGHMRRNWTERWFVLRSSSMVYYVSEDLKDKRGEIQLDKSCVVEPVPDREGKRCLFCVKTHNKTYEMSASDQRQKVEWTQAIQTALRLQREGNSSLHQELKLKRRVQREHSNRERSRSTRSSCSSRSSQSDDSNFQEMERMEKEKEKQDLEIESIIQHARELEIRRRESEERERRKQREVQMDLERQLKEAEMMRDSMQAEIQEKERKAEQQKRRIQELELTQQKLEAALNMEIQARLEEERARQELERLLEAEEEKKMQFQLLQEQEKILQRLSSTCEASNGTVDENTPSALYSASVELRNLQASRKRSHQHLEEMQERLRNASQHVRHWNVQLNRLMTPITPAERLDSRLQSKYTCPKKEGALASNEFICKYKIRNEQNNRIRGDESENLEVQLEADSLSEESGC from the exons ATGGACCTTAAATCCGAGCTCCTCAAGTCGATCTGGTACGCTTTCACATCGCTGGACGTGGAGAGGTGCGGGAAGGTATCCAAATCTCAACTAAAG GTCCTTTCCCACAACCTGTACACGGTTCTGAACATCCCACATGACCCGGTTGCCCTGGAGGAGCACTtccaggatgatgatgatggtccGGTTTCTAACCATGGCTACATGCCCTACCTCAACAAATATATACTGGATAAG GTGAAAGAGGGGATGTTTGACAAAGAAAGATTTGACGACTTGTGCTGGATGATGACCATGAAGAAGAACTTCAACATCACGTCGCAGAGGCTGCTGCTGTCGGAGCGGGACTGCTTTAAGCTCTTCTGTTTGTTCAACCTGCTGTCTGAGGACAGCTACCCACTGGTGATGATCACAGAGGAG GTAGAATATCTCCTGAAGAAAATCTGCACAGCTATGAGCCAGGAGTGGGATGGGAAGCCCTTAGAGGACCTTATAAGTCGGGACCCCACAGTGCAGGAAGAGGGCATGTCGGTGTGGACGTTCCTGGAGCAGATGAGTACGGGTCAGCTGCTGAGGGTCACCAGCGTCGAGGCCTTCAGCTTGGCTTTGCACGAAGTCTTCCTGGAGATGTATCACAATGTCCTCAAGAGG GGCTATATGTGGAAAAAGGGGCACATGCGCAGGAACTGGACGGAGCGCTGGTTCGTGCTCAGGTCCTCCTCCATGGTCTACTACGTCAGCGAGGACTTAAAAGACAAGCGAGGGGAAATCCAGCTGGACAAGAGCTGCGTTGTAGAG cCTGTTCCAGACAGGGAGGGGAAACGCTGCCTGTTCTGTGTGAAAACCCACAACAAAACCTACGAGATGAGCGCTTCTGACCAGAGGCAGAAGGTGGAGTGGACTCAAG CTATTCAAACAGCCCTCCGTCTTCAGCGTGAGGGTAACTCCTCCCTCCACCAGGAGCTGAAGCTGAAGCGGCGCGTCCAGCGGGAACACAGCAACCGGGAGCGCAGCCGCAGCACccggagcagctgcagcagccggagcagccaatcagatgacTCCAACTTCCAAGAGATGGAGCGgatggagaaggagaaggagaagcagGATTTGGAAATTGAGAGCATCATTCAG CATGCGCGAGAGTTGGAGATCCGCAGAAGGGAGtcggaggagagggagagaaggaaGCAGAGGGAGGTGCAGATGGATCTGGAGAGACAGCTGAAGGAGGCTGAAATG ATGAGGGACAGCATGCAGGCTGAGATCCAGGAGAAGGAAAGGAAGGCCGAGCAGCAGAAGAGACGGATCCAGGAGCTGGAGCTGACGCAGCAGAAGCTGGAAGCAGCTCTCAACATGGAGATCCAGGCTcggctggaggaggagagggccCGACAGGAGCTGGAGAG GTTGCTGGAGGctgaagaggagaagaagatgcagtttcagctcctccaggaACAGGAGAAGATCTTACAGCGCCTTAGCTCCACGTGCGAAGCCTCAAACGGGACAGTGGACGAGAACACGCCGTCCGCCCTCTACTCGGCCTCCGTGGAGCTCCGAAATTTGCAGGCATCTCGTAAGAGGAGCCATCAGCACCTTGAG GAGATGCAGGAGAGGCTGAGAAACGCCAGTCAGCACGTACGCCACTGGAACGTCCAGCTGAACCGCCTGATGACGCCGATCACTCCTGCAG aGCGTTTGGACAGTCGTCTTCAGTCAAAATATACTTGTCCCAAAAAAGAAGGAGCGCTGGCCAGCAACGAGTTCATCTGTAAATATAAGATAAGGAACGAACAGAACAACAGAATACGTGGAGACGAATCGGAGAATCTGGAGGTGCAGCTGGAGGCCGACAGCCTCTCAGAGGAATCAGGATGTTAG
- the LOC114160711 gene encoding tetraspanin-7-like, translating into MSSALPYDSLSARPSPSRRALDWEREQLAVRRLSSPLGVNLLTPPPLPRRPSAIPGYLLPPYQDQEEQLHQQHQRLSLSVCSEASLAPPAPPPVGAAPPCCRPVGVMHLLRLGLLAFSCLFWAAGLAIFTLGVWAQISLADYMTLSANRYPNAPLILLSTGAAVTAWGFLGCLGVAANLPCVLRAYGFFQLATLVAGLAAGLSGLFYREDIAGGFRSGLHRAVAGYTEDEGRADALDSLQRALECCGAEGWRDWLNSDWAIQHMTFLPAENGTSVSLPDSCCMRRKGCRNRPLLSDDNDRVAAAGIHPHGCFRKVFSLVNDNVFHIAATVLGLAFTQIGGIALACLLANKLTPRQHGRVVAH; encoded by the coding sequence ATGAGCTCCGCACTCCCTTACGACTCGCTGTCGGCCCGGCCGAGTCCCAGCAGACGGGCTTTGGATTGGGAGCGGGAGCAGCTAGCGGTCAGAAGACTTTCCTCCCCGCTTGGTGTGAACCTGctcactcctcctcctcttcctcggcGACCTTCGGCCATCCCAGGCTACCTGCTGCCTCCCTACCAAGACCAAGAGGAGCAGCTTCACCAGCAGCACCAGCGTCTGTCCTTGTCCGTTTGCTCCGAAGCCTCGCTGGCGCCTCCCGCCCCCCCGCCGGTGGGTGCTGCCCCACCTTGCTGTCGCCCAGTGGGAGTCATGCACCTCCTCCGTCTGGGTCTCCTGGCTTTCAGCTGCCTCTTCTGGGCAGCAGGGTTGGCCATCTTCACCCTTGGTGTTTGGGCTCAGATCTCCTTGGCGGACTACATGACCCTGTCAGCCAATCGGTACCCCAACGCCCCTCTTATCCTTCTCTCTACCGGGGCAGCTGTTACTGCTTGGGGGTTCCTCGGTTGCCTTGGGGTGGCTGCAAACCTGCCCTGTGTCCTGAGGGCCTATGGGTTCTTCCAACTTGCTACTCTAGTTGCCGGTTTGGCCGCTGGTCTATCTGGGCTCTTCTACCGTGAAGACATCGCTGGAGGATTTCGCAGTGGCTTGCATCGAGCCGTGGCAGGCTACACAGAGGATGAAGGCCGTGCCGACGCTCTAGATAGTCTGCAGAGAGCTTTGGAGTGCTGCGGTGCTGAGGGTTGGCGCGACTGGCTGAATTCGGACTGGGCCATCCAGCACATGACTTTCCTTCCCGCTGAGAATGGCACCTCGGTCTCCCTTCCCGACAGCTGCTGCATGAGGCGGAAGGGTTGCAGGAATCGGCCGCTCCTGTCGGATGACAATGACAGAGTGGCGGCTGCAGGAATCCATCCACACGGCTGCTTCCGGAAAGTCTTCAGCTTGGTCAACGACAACGTCTTCCATATTGCTGCCACTGTTTTAGGGTTGGCCTTCACACAGATCGGGGGCATTGCCCTGGCTTGTCTTCTGGCCAACAAACTGACACCCAGACAGCACGGACGTGTTGTGGCACACTAA